A stretch of Ipomoea triloba cultivar NCNSP0323 chromosome 11, ASM357664v1 DNA encodes these proteins:
- the LOC115997307 gene encoding uncharacterized protein LOC115997307, translating to MKHKFSLCFRPVAVEAEDAVVVSHDHHVCDDDSVSTKIVPGGNNQLVSSSTSESSSSSVSVRKNRKLIRRKRVAFKHFPSLFKAIVFPDPMKNIHQLELQLKSKGPVKNRKPFHVLKNEPGKPETIAESENQPEEKSAIDLLTLSSSSSTSESKTLRSSHEKPIASSSSWMSCFCTIVLALLATIFLGKIGAIVSISLGLSGFHWLIGYFRPPLDMMKSETAAPRENLKI from the exons ATGAAACACAAATTCTCCCTCTGTTTCCGGCCGGTCGCCGTGGAAGCAGAGGACGCTGTTGTTGTGAGTCATGATCATCATGTGTGTGATGATGATTCTGTTTCAACAAAAATTGTCCCAGGTGGAAATAACCAACTGGTTTCATCATCGACCAGCGAATCATCATCGTCCTCGGTGTCGGTCCGGAAAAACCGAAAATTGATCCGACGAAAACGTGTCGCATTCAAGCACTTTCCTAGCCTCTTCAAAGCCATTGTTTTTCCCGATCCTATG AAAAATATTCATCAACTTGAGCTTCAGCTCAAAAGCAAGGGTCCAGTGAAAAACAGAAAGCCTTTCCACGTACTGAAAAATGAACCAGGGAAACCAGAAACCATTGCTGAATCTGAGAATCAGCCAGAAGAAAAGTCCGCCATTGATCTTCTGACCTTGAGCTCATCAAGTTCTACATCTGAATCAAAAACGCTGCGATCAAGCCATGAAAAACCAATTGCTTCTTCTTCGAGTTGGATGTCATGTTTCTGCACGATTGTTTTGGCCCTACTTGCAACCATTTTTCTGGGTAAGATCGGAGCCATAGTATCAATATCGCTGGGGCTGAGCGGTTTCCATTGGCTGATTGGGTATTTCCGGCCACCGTTAGATATGATGAAGTCAGAGACGGCGGCTCCGAGGGAAAATCTTAAAATATGA